The DNA region CATGATAGACACAAAAGCAGATCCCTGCCCTTCGGTGACCTGGTGGTCGCGGATTGTGTTCTGCGAATCGCTTTCCTCCTCCACGTCGGTGATGGAGATGCGCAAATCGTCCATCTCGCGTTCCTCGCGGGCGCGAACGATCTGCTCCACGTGGTCGACCACGCGGTGGTACTTCTGCGTTCCCACCACCAAGTCGAGGTGCGGCACGGTTTTGATCAACTCATCCCCGCGGCTCTGCGCCATGCAGCCCATGAAGCCATAGACAATATCCGGGTTGCGCTGACGATAGCGCCCCATCAAGCCCATCTTACCCAACGCCTTCTGCTCGGCCTGGTCGCGCACGCTGCACGTGTTGACGAGGATCACATCGGCATCTTTCTCGTCGCGGGTCAGGGTATAGCCACGCTCAGTGAACATATGGCCGACTTGCTCGGAGTCGCGCTCGTTCATCTGGCATCCGTAGGTTTTGATAAAGACTTTAGGCATAGGCCGGTAGGCAATGGGTCAAATGGTGCGGAAACTACATCCAATCCCGCACCCGATCAACCCCACCCGCACGCCATCGTCTCGCGGCCAATTCCACGCCGACCTCAGGCTGAAAGATCCACCTCCACACGCCCCAACGGAGGCTCGACGTCCCCGTCGACTCCTCCTCGGAGCGCAGCGACCACTTCCCCCAAAAAAATTATGCCGCCCTTGCAGGGCTCGTCATCCTTCATCCGCCCCACCCACGGCTGCGCCGTGGGCTACGTTAGAGCGCACCTTCGGCGCTCCAATCAGCAGAGCCTCACACTACAGCCTCAGTCGGCGCCCTTCGTGCCAGCACGACACTCCGACGCCCCATGGAGGCTCGACGTCCCCGTCGACTCCTCCCCGGAGCGCAGCGACCACTTCCCCCCAAAAAATTATGCCGCCCTTGCAGGGCTCATCATCCCCCCTCCGCCCCACCCACGGCTGCGCCGTGGGCTACGTTAGGACGCACCTCCGGTGCTCCATCTCCGGCGCCTATAGCAGCAATCCTCCGTGCCAGCACGACACTCCGACGCGCCATGGAGGCTCGACGTCCCCGTCGACTCCTCCTCGGAGCGCAGCGACCACTTACCCCCCAAAAAAATTATGCCGCCCTTGCAGGGCTCGTCATCCTTCATCCGCCCCACCCACAGCTGCGCCGTGGGCTACGTTAGGACGCACCTCCGGTGCTCCATCTCCGGCGCTCCGTCGGCGGCTCCTTATTCTCCATCAACCCACGCGCCGAAGGCGCACGCCAACGCAGCCCATGGCAACGCCATGGGATTCCGCATTCCTCACGCACGAGCCTCGTAGGGGCGGCATAACCCCACCGACTCAACAAACAAGGGAGGTTCCACCTTCGCGGAACCGCCCCTCTAAAACTCTAACCAACTAAAACCGGCTCAAAACAACTCATGCCCGAGGACACTGAGCGAGTAGAGCGCTGCGGTTTCAGTTCGGAGGATGATCGGCCCGAGCGTCATTGGTCGGGCACCGGCAGCGATCGCGTTGTTCACCTCAGCCGGGGTGAAGTCACCCTCCGGCCCGATCAACACGAGCACACTCTTCGGCATCGCGCCGGAGTGCATTTCGAGGTAGTCGGCCAGCAATGGCTTCAATGGCTGAGCCCCCGGCTGGAGCGACGCAATGATGATCAAATCAAACTCTTTCGCAGCTGCGGCCAGCGTTTCCTCCATCGAGGCCGGAGTGGCGACTTTTGGCAGGATGTTCTGCCCACTCTGCTTGCACGCCTCGATCGCGACGCGCTGCCACTTGTCGCGCTTCTTGTCGAGATCGCGCGCATCGACACGCACCACGGCGCGGTCAGAAATGATCGGATACACCGCGGACACACCGAGCTCCGTGCCCTTTTGCACGATGAGCTCCATGTTCTTCCCTTTCGGCAATGCCTGGCCGAGCGCGACGCGGCACGCCAGAGGCACGGTACGGGTCACCGGCCCCGGCTCGAGCACCACGTCACGCTTGGTTACCTCGGTGATCGTTGCGGATTGCTCTTCGCCTTCCCCGTTAAACAAAACCACCGATGAGCCGGCTGCCAAACGAAGCACCAGCGCGCAGTGGCGGGCTTCGTCCGGCGGCATCACCGGCGCTTCAGGGTTCCATTGTGCGGGCGGAATAAAGAATCGCGGTGTGGCCATCGGTGGTGTTGGTTTCGTGATCTATTAGTCAGCAGTGAAGAAGCGCTTGGCTTTCTCGAAGAAGCTCTCGTGCATTGGCGAGTTCTCCTCACCCATGGTTTCACCGAGCTGCTCGAGCAACTCCTTCTGCTTGGAATTGAGCTTGGTTGGGACTTCGACGTCCACATTCACCAAAAGGTCGCCGCGACGTCCGCCGCTGCTGAGCACCGGCATCCCCTTGGAGCGCAGACGGAAGGTCGTTCCGCTCTGGGTTCCGGCTGGCACTTTGATACTCGCCACGCCCTGCAGGGTCGGCACTTTGATTTCGCCACCGAGCGCCGCTTTCGGGAAGCTCACCGGCACGTTGCAGTACAAGTTGTCTCCCTCTCGCTCGAACACATCGTTGTCCTTCACGTGGATCACCACATAGAGGTCGCCGGCAGGGCCGCCGCGCATTCCCGCGTCGCCCTTGCCGCCGGAGCGGATGCGCACGCCAGTGTCGACACCTTCCGGAATGTTGATCTTCATACGCGAGGTCTTCTGCACGCGGCCATCGCCGTCGCACTTCGAGCATGGGTTCTTGATCACGCCACCCGCGCCATGACAGGTCGGGCAGGTTTGCTGAACCTGGAAGAATCCACGGCTGGCCACCACGCGTCCGTGACCATTACAGGTCGAACAGGTGGACATCCCGCTGCTGTCGGAGCTCCCTTTCGAGCCGCAGCTGTCACAGCCAACGTACTTTTCAATCTCGAGCTCTTTCTCGCAGCCGGTCGCCGCTTCTTCGAGCGTGATCTCCAAATCATAGCGAAGATCGGACCCAGCCGAGCGTCCGGATGGGTCACGACGGCCACCGCCGCCTCCACCGCCAAACATCTCTTCGAAGATCCCGCCACCTCCGCCACCTCCGAAGACCTGGCTAAAGATATCGAATGGATCATGGAACCCACCGCCACCGCGGGCAGCTCCACCCATTCCACCGGATTCAAACGCGGCGTGACCATAACGATCGTACGCGGCACGCTTGTTCTCGTCACTGAGCACCTCATAGGCGTGGCCCAGTTCCTTGAACCGCTCCTCCGCTTCGGGATCGTCCGGGTTCTTGTCCGGATGATACTTCACCGCCATCTTGCGGTAAGCTTTTTTGATTTCAGCCTTGGTAGCTTCCTTGGAAACCCCAAGCACGTCGTAGTAATCGCGATCTTGAGTCATCATCAGTTACGTCCTGGTTTGAGCGCTGGCTATCCACGCACCCAGATCCGGGAGGCTCTCGCTCCCGTGCATGATTTGATTCGTCGGACGGACCAGCAAATTAGGCGTCCGCTTCCTCCTCTTTGGCGGCGCCGGTGGAAACCACCACGCTGGCAGCACGCAGCACGCGCGATCCCATCTTGAATCCGCGGCGCACCACTTTGATCACATGGCCTTCAGGCACCTCGTCCGAGGCCTCCTGACCCACGGCATCCTGCCAGTTCGGGTCGAACTCCTGCCCTTCCGCCTGGATCACCTCAACCCCTTGGTTGGTGAGGAAGTCATCCATCTGCTTCTTGACCATGCTCATGCCTAGAAACACCTGCGAGTTCTCGGACTCGGCTTTGGCAGCCTGCAATCCAAACTCAAAGTTATCCAGCACCGGAAGCAATGTCTCCAACAGCGATGTGTTCGCGTACTGGATGGCCTCTTGCTTCTCACGCGCCATGCGCTTGCGGAAGTTCTCCAACTCCGCCACGCTGCGGGTGGCGATGTCGCGCCAGCGGGCGACCTCTTCCTCAGGTGTCGGCTCGGGGGCTGGCTCATCGGCCACGTCCTCATCCGCACCCTCGGTCACATCGGCCGCTTGGGTTTCCGCCGCAGCATCTGTCACTTCTACTTCCTCGTTTGCGACGTCATCCGCCACATTGTCTTCTACTTTGTCGTCGATACTCATCGGAAATCGTGGATTACGTTGATCTGCCGGGCGGGTCCGCTTGACCCACCATGCATGTAATTGCCGCAACATATGCCCTCGATTTCCGCGTCGTGCAACCCCTCACCACCGGACACGGGCATGACCGCATCCGCCACAGCTCACTGAAAATCAAGCATCGCCGCCGTTCTCAGCGCGCAAAAACTCAACCACGTCTTTAAACTTGGCGCGGTTCTCATCGCTGATTCCACTCAGCGTCTCATGCGCTTCGAGCACGTCGGACGACGTCGACTCCTGGCGCTCGGTGGCTGCCAGCAATTCATCGACCTGTCCCATCTCGGCACTGAACTTGCCACAACCACGCTCGACATCGAAAATCATGGTCAGCCCGAGGTTCTCAAGCAACTGGGCATTGCGCTCGTTGGCATTGACCACCGTCATCTTCGCGGCGTCTCCCTTTTCACGCAGCTTCAGCGCGATCCCAGTCAGCGTGCCCATGAAGGTGGAATCCATCATCGGACACTCCCCAAGGTCGATCACAAATTGCGTGCGCCCCGATTCTATCGTCTGGCTCGCAAACTGCTTTAGATCCGCCGCGTTCTGGAAGGTTCCCTTTCCAGCCACCCGCACCCAAAGGTACGGCGGCAACTCAGCAACAAGGATTGGTGATACGTTTTTCATCGGTGTGAGCTATGGCAGCGACAGAACGATCCGCACTTGCCTTTGATTATACGCTCAGGATGTCAATTTGTATCCCTCTGGCTTAGTTCCAAAGGAACGAGCGCTCGGTCCCGATCACTTCGCCATTCTGACTCACGGTCGCACGCCACATCAAAACCCGACCATTCTCAAGGTACGGCTTGCCAGTGACCTGGAACTTGGTCGCCCCTTTCCCCTTATGGGCCGCCACCTCTTCGGTCAGCGTGTGCACATCGGTGTCCTTGCCGGCCTGGCGGTAGTCGAAGCTCACCGTCACCGGCGCGCTCTTGTCCTCAGTCTTCCAGTACACCGTGTAGTAGTGCCCGAGGCGCTCGCGGCATTCTTCATTGGTCACCGCGCCATGCAGATACTTCTTGGCCTCGGTGGTTACCATACGGTCCTGCGACTGCACGCGGGTCGACGTATCTTTGAGGTGGTAATAGTCCACTTTCGAGATCGCAGAAGCTTCATCATTAGTAGCTGTCGACTGGCAGGACGCCATCATTGCCACACCGGCCACCGCCGCGCCGGAAACAACCAGCGCACGCACGCATCGCATTGGGGAAAATTTCATACTCCGGCATCTAAAAAGCCCCCGCTCTCAAAGTCAATCCCGCGCCCACCCAAAAAGAACAAATCCATTACCCATCCCCTCTAACGGCGGCGACGCAGCAGCAACACCCCACCGGCCAAGCCCATCAACACCGCACTCGACGGCTCGGGCACCGCGGCTTGCACATAAAAAACCAAATCCTGGTTACGGGCAGGTGTCGCATCGAATGGCAACCCTCCCACGTTTGATGTGTCCGAGATAAAGCCACCATCAATCCCACTCCCCTGACCATTCGCCCGCGCCACTTGAAATGAATGAGTCGGGTCATCTGTCGTCCACCACAACTGGAACGCGTAGTCAGTGTCCTGATTGAGCGTGAACGGCGAGGAAAACGTAAAGCCATAGTACGAATTGTCCTCGAAGGTAAACCCGGAGACATCGTACTGCTCCCTCCTCACAGTTGCTCCAGCCGTGTTCAAATCCTTGTCCCACTCGCCGATCCACAAATCGAGGAAATGGGTTCCCGACACCGGAACATCTGTTCCACTCTCAACCAACAAATACAGCGTACTGACATTTTGATAATCCTGGGCGATCGACGTACTCTCAATTGTCTGCCCAACCCTTTGATATCGGTTACTCTGGGTCCGATCCACCGTGGCCACCGCTCCGGCCAATGGTTGCCCGATCACTACCCGCAGTGCAGGCTCATCAACCGATCTGATGATCGATGCGGCACGCGCGTGCAAACACCCGAGAATCAAAAAAGCTCCAAACCACCCAAGCGTCTTCATAATGCCGGTGAGGCTACTCCGCCAACGCTTCATATGTCGAGCAATTCCCCCCACACCTAACGGCGGCGGTTCATAACCAAAGCCAATGCCCCCATCCCCATCAACACCGCACTCGACGGCTCGGGCACCGACTGCACGTAAAAAACCAAATCCTGGTTCGGCGCAGGCACCGCATCAAAGGGAAAATCGGTGGCTGTCGATGTGTCGTAGATAAACCCACCATCAATCCCCGCTCCCTGGCCATTGGCCCGCGCCAACTGAACCACGTGCGATGGATCATCCGTGGTCCACCACAACTGGAACGCATAGTCTTTGTTTTGATCGAGGGAGAACGGATTGGTGAAGTTCAAGCCATAGAAAAAGCCATCCTCAAACGTCAGTCCGGAGACGTCGTACTGCTCTTGCACCAAGGTCGCACCGGCCGTGTTGTTCACGATATCCCATTCCCCCACCCACAACTCAACCACATGGGTGCCGCTCACTGGGATCACATTACCGGTCTGCACCTGCACATAGAGCGCTGAAATATTGACCTCGTCCCCATCAAGAGCCGTGCTCTCGATCGTCTGCCCCATTTTCCGGTAACGATTGGTCGTTGTCCGGTCGACAGATCCCACCGCACCGCTCAAGGCCTGACCTAACACAATTTGCTCATCAGGAGCAGTGGCCGATCCAAAAATAGTTCCCGCCTGCACACCGCTAACCGCAACAACTAGAGCGAGTGCCAATAATACGGACATTTTCATAGTGCCGGAAACCCTACCGAATTTCCGTCACCTCTGTCGAGTCGGGATTGCTCCCAATCCGCTAGGCCATGATCCCGCCTGACATGCTGTGGAAACTCGACGGCGGATCCACTTTGAAATGCACCCGTTTGCCGGTGTGCGGGTGGTCAAACGCAAGCTTCCACGCATGCAACGCCATCCGCTTGCTAGATTTCGGAGCCACTCCGTATTTACCGTCGCCAAACACAGGCATCCCCGCATCCGCTAACTGCACGCGGATCTGGTTGCGAAAACCTGTCAGCATCTTCACCTCAAGCATCGTCCCCGAGTTCACTTTCTTCACCACATGCCACTTGGTGCGCGCCAGCGTCCCTTCCGCTGGGTTCGGCGTCACATACACACGACGCGCTGAGTTCTCCGCCAAATAGGATTCGATCACACCCGACCACTCATCAACCTGGGCGTCAACAAACGCGAGATACGACTTGTCCGCATCATCCCATTGCTTCTGCAACGCGGCTTTCACCTCCTCGCTCCGTGCGAAAACCATCACACCAGACACATCGCGGTCCAAGCGGTGCACCAAGTACACCCGCTCGCGCGATTTCGGGTTACCCCGCTTCACCCATTCCGCCAGCGACGCATAAGCCGTCACCCCGGCATCGCGTCCGGTCGTCATGCTGAGCAATCCCGCGGATTTGTTCACCACGATCACATCACGATCCTCGTACACCACTTCCAATCCCTGTGGTGGTCGGTCTTTCGGATGCGGGCGCTTCGGTTTCTTGTCAGCCATAGCCGGAGTATCGATCAAGATGAGCAGTGGCACAAACAAAGATCAGCGCGCCCCATAAGACCTATTGGACTCATAGATCTTATGGGAGAGTAGCTGAACTGCTACCAGCCTAGCGAGTGCGCACCCGCGGAGTCACGCGGCGGATCAAGCGCACGGCATCGAGGCGCACGGTCGCGTTGGCAATCGCATCGACCACTTCCTCCTCGCGGGCAGCCAAGGCATCGACCTCGGACTGCGGCACCGAATGGTTGATCTCCGCCAGGTCGCGCATTCGTGCCAACTCGGCTTCATAAGCAGTGCGGGCATCGCTGGTCGCCGTCGCGGTGATCGCAGCCAACTCTGCCTCGGCGGCAGCGCGCGTGCGCTCGATCATGTTCGGGATCAACTGCGTCTTCACTTTCTCAATCGCCAACAATGGTGCCGGATCTCCGCCACGCAGCGAGATGCCATCCAACACATCGCGATCCAAAACCTCGCGCGCTGTGTGGTCCACCGCAAACTTCACCGGAGTCGGCGGCAGGAAACGCCCGACCTCCAAATGCGCCGGAGCGGAACAATCCACCACCCACACCGCTTCGAGGAACAGTCCCTCGCCCGCTGCATTTTCCCACATACCAAAGGCCGCGGCGCCAACACCCTCGTTCGCCATCAGTTCCACCGCACCACGCACCAACGGGTGGTCGACCGAACCAAATGCCATGTCCTCATGCGACAGCGCACGACGACGCTCGAAGGTCATCGTCAGACCGTCCTCAGGCAGGCCTGGCAACGCATCGGTCGTGATGTGATCCGGCTTGAGCGAGTAGGTACGCGTCCCCACTTCCTCAACCGCGACCCCGAACTGCTCGAACAACCGCAGCGCCATCTTTTCCACCCGCAGGTCACTATCAATGTCCGCCACCTGGTCGAGCAATGCATTCACCGCAATCCCCGGACGCGACTTGAGCTCAAGCAACCGGTCCTGCCCGGACTCCAACTTTTCACCCACCCGGGCACGGACGGCCGCGGTCGCCTCAACCAGCGCCTTTAGCGACTCCGGCGTACCAAACTGCAATGCCTCGTCCAGCAACGGCGCCACCTCGGCGGCAATCTCCGACGCTCCGTGCACGCAGTGCTCAAATGCCCCCATCCCCTCGTGGTACCAGTGGGCGAGCACTTCCTCTTCGCTCCCGCTGGAAAATGGCACGTGAATATGAATCGTATCGTCCTGGCCGATGCGGTCCAATCGCCCGATGCGCTGCTCGAGTAGCTCAGGGTTCTCCGGCAGATCGATCAGCACAAGGTCGTGTGCGAACTGGAAGTTGCGCCCTTCGCTGCCAATCTCCGAACAGCACAACAACTGAGCCCCCTCATCGTCGGCAAACCAAGCGGCCGCACGGTCACGCTGGAGAAGTGTCATTTCCTCGTGGAACGCAGCACTCTTGACCTGGATCCGCGCAGCCACAGCGTCGATCACCCGTTCGGCGAGTGACACCGTTTTCCCAATCACCAGCAGCTTGCGCTCCGGATCCTCGGCCAATCGCTGGACCATCCATTCGATCGTCGCCGAAAATGGATCCGCCACGTCACCCAAATCAATCAAATGAGCCTGACGCTCGGGGAACCCACCCAACGCGGCACGCGTGTTGCGGAACATATCCCGCCCGGTGCCAAAGGAGTCGAGCAGTTCCGCCACCAACGCATCGCTCGCGCCAGCCTCGCCTGCTTCCACGCGGTCGCACAAGTCACTCGCACGCGACGACTTGCCCTCAACCAACTGACGGTCGGCGGCCGTGATCGCCTCACCCGCCAACAACCGGTCGACAAATTCCGCCACCTCCCGGTAATGCGCCGACTGCTCGCCAAAGTGCTCAAGCGAGTCATAGCGCTCGGGATCGAGCAAGCGCAGGCGCGCGAAATGCCCGTCGGTGCCCCCCAGTTGTTCCGGCGTCGCGGTCAAAAGCAGTAAGCCAGGCACTGCGGCGGCCAAGGATTCCACCACCTGGTAAGCAGGGCTCACCTCGTCCACCGACCACTCGAGGTGGTGCGCTTCGTCCACCACCAGCATGTCCCAACCGGCCGCGAGCGCCTGCTCGGCGCGCTCGGGCTTGGTGGTCAGTAGCTCTGGCGAGCAAATCACCAACTGGCTGTCGAGGAATGGGTTCACTCCTGCATCGTTGGCTTCGATCGATTGGCAGCGCTCTTCGTCAAACAAACTGAAGAGCAAATTGAAACGGCGCAGCAGCTCGACAAACCACTGGTTCATCAACGGCTCAGGCACCACGATCAGCACGCGGTTGGCACGCCCGGTCAAATGCAAACGCTGGACAATCAAGCCCGCCTCGATCGTCTTTCCGAGACCCACTTCGTCGGCCAATAGCAAACGTGGATGCAAACGCGACGCAGCATCCAGTGCGACCGCAAACTGATGCGGAATCAAATCAATCCGCGCCCCCACCATGCCCACGAGTTGGCGACGCTTCAGATCGGCAAACCGCTTGCCCGCATTGAAACGCAGGTCAAACGCCCGCGGATGATCAACAATCCCACTCAGCAATTTGCGGTCAGGCTTGCTGAAACTCACGGTGTCCGCCAGCCCCGTCTCTATGACTTCCTCGCCGCTGTCCAAAGTGTAGACCAACAACCCGTCGCGATCCTCAACCGACACCACAGCCCCAGCCTTGCCCTCGTGCGATTTGATCACGTCGCCCGCACCAAACTCCACCCGCTGCAACGGCGCCGACGCCCACGTGTACACCCGCTGCTCGTTCGCCGCCGGAAACAACATCTCCACCTTGCCCCGCGCCACACGCAATAACAACCCAAGCCCAAGCTCCGGCTCGTTCTTGCTGACCCATCGTTGACCGGAAACTGGAGTAATCGCTGCGTTGTTCATCGGGCGCGCATCATACCCAGCGATACGTCCACCGCAACCGGCGGGACACAAAGAGTCCCAACCGCGCAACCTAACACCGTTTCATCAGCGTAACGTCATCAGCCCGCCGTTCCATCCGCCCTATCAACCCGACTCTCCAGACCATGCACTCCGCCCGACTCATCCTCTGCGCCTTGGCCGCCACCGTCGCCCCACTCACAGCCGGCACCGATCCAATCGCTGCAACAGCCAAGACGGATCAGTGGCAATTCCGCACCGTCCCCTACCTTTGGCTTACCGCCTCATCGGGAGATCTGTTTTTCCTCGAGCGCTCAGAGGAGATCAGCCAATCGTTCGCCGATACCTTCGACACCCACAACCTCTCACTCCACCTTCTGGCAGAAGCCCGCAAAGGTCCGTGGATCATTCAGTCCGATATCATCTACGGCAGGTTCAATAACGACACCCAGCTCCTACCTCATAGCCACGGGCCCTTCAAAAGCGTCCGCGAAGACCTCAAGGAATGGATCATCAGCCCGCGTATCGGATACTCCATCCTGGCCACCCCGGACCACCAGCTCGACCTTCTAGCCGGCGTGCGCTACTCACGCTTCCGCCTCGGCCTCACCGGGCGCTTTACCAGCGGCGGTCAGGTCACCGAGGAAACCCTGCAAAACATTTGGGATCCCACACTCACCGTCAGCGGCCAGTCCTCGCTCCATGACAAACTCTTCATCCGCTACCTCGGAGAGGTCGGAGGTTTCGGAGTGAACAGCGACTTCATTTGGCTAGCAGGCGTCGGCTTCGGCTACCAACTATCACCAACGTCCAGCATCATCGGTGGCTACCGCGCCCGCGGCATCGACTTCTCGGATTCTGACTTCGCCGTCGATACCGTCACCCATGGCCCTACTCTCGAGTTCGAAATGAGGTTCTGACCGCCACGGACAAGTGCATCCACTTCCACATTGACACTCGTTGGTTATCAAGAACCTGCCCCCCCTCAAGCCAACCGTATCCGCTCATGAAAACCACCACCCTCACATTGGCCGCCGCTTTGATCTGCTGCGGATTCGCAACCGCCGGCACCACACCTGTCGAACCCAAGGCTCCGATCATCGAAGAACCCGCAAGCGATTGGCACTTCGGCATCTCGCCTTACCTCTGGACCACAGCGGTCACCGGCACCATGGGCGTCGGCGGAGTAACCGGCGACGTCGACATGTCGATCCGCGACGTCCTCGACCAACTCGATTTCGCTGCCGCCGGAGTCGTCAGCCTCGGCAAGGGAAAGTGGAGCATCTCCACCGATCTCTTCTACGCCAAGCTCTCCGATGGCTTCGATCTCGGCGGGCTCATCTTTAAAAACGGCCGCATCGACTACAAACAAATCCTGGTCACGCCGCGCATCGGCTACACCGCGGTAGCCACAGAAAACTACATGATGGATGTGATGCTCGGCGCACGCTACACACGCAACGAACTAGGCATCACCGCCCGCTTCGTCCGTGGCGGGCAAGTCGAACGCAGCGGCACCGAGGACTTCTGGGATCCCACCATCGGCGTCCGCGGCAAGTGGAACTTCAACGGCCCGTGGTACACCCGCTACAACGCGGAAATCGGTGGCTTCGGCGTCAGCAGCGACTTCCTCTGGAACGCCATGCTCGGCATCGGTTACGAGATCAACGACACCGCAGCCGTCATCGCCGGCTACCGCGGACTCGGAGTCGATTACAGCGACGGAAGCTACACCAACGACACCATCATGCACGGCCCGATCGTCGGGTTTGAGTTCACCTGGTAAGCCGCCCACAACTAACTGAAGAACCAATCAATCCCTGCCCGGCACCACAACGCCGGGCAGGGATATTTTTTGTAACGGAATCACTACACAATATAGGTCCTATTGGCCCTATAAGACCTATGGTTCAGAAGCCGCCCCCATCACTCCCCCCACTGCCGCAACTGCTCAGGGAACGAACAACCGGCACAGCCGCTGTCGTCACGCAGGCAGAAGTCCTCGTACACCGCCAGCAGCCCCTGGCGGAAGGCATGGTTCTTCAACACCTCGGCTCCTAACTCCGACGCACCAAACAACCGCAGCGCCGCAATCCGCGACGCTTCATCCAGCGCGCCGGCCGGCAGCTTCAAGTAGACCGCAGCCGCTTGCTCGGAGCGATGATCGTTCATCGCCACTGGCAACACGAAGTTGACCAGAAAATCCCGCCAGCGGTCGCGCCCGATCAAGGCCAACCGCTTCGCCGACGGCGCGGACGTCAGCGTGAAATGGTGCGACCAGTAGCCGTGCTCAAGCTGGTCGCAAAACTTGGACAACCGACGGTCGACTCCGTCCATCCCGCCGGTCACCACTTTCTCCAGCACGTGCCAGTCGGCGACCACCGCCGCCAACGCACCCAGCCGGCGGTGCGGATGGTTCACCGGACGCTGGCCGGCAAACACCCACGGCAACTCGACCGAACGCGTGTCGCGCACTGGCCGCGCCCGCCACCAATGCCGCCACAGCGCCCGCAAATAACCGGATGTCTCGTCATCCCGCGCCATATCATCCGGCGCCTCAAGAAAGCCAGCAGTCCCGAACAACAACGCCTCCGCTGCCTCGGCTGGCTGAACCATCAACTCGCGCAATGGCAAAGTCTGAGCCAGCGCCCGCATCGGCAGTTTGTTGCGCCGATACCCCAGACACTCCGCCATCGCCTGAAACCACGCCTCGCGCGGGCCATGAATGTCCGCACACCTCAAAAAACGCCGCGCCTTGCGCTTGGCCCGCGACATCGCAGCCCCCACCAACAACGACCGCACTCGCTCCGCGCCCATCAACTCCAACGGCTTCAAACACCGCCCGGGATGCGCATCCACCATCGGCGCAGGTTCCACCAACACCGATGCATCCAACCGCACCTGCACCACATCCCGATGCGACTCTGTGCGCGTAAAACACGCCTCGTCCGGCGCATTGAAAAACAAATGCAACACCACGTTTTCATACGCCGGATTGGAGGCATGCCCGTGGTGCTCCCAGTCACGCACGTCCGTGTCCAGTTCGATCGCTCCAACCATACGCTCACCATCCACATCCACACTGGCATGCAGAAAATCCGGGCCGGCCGCGTGGTTCCAAACACCGAACTGTACCACCCGCACCTCACGCCCCAGACTGTCGCGAAAGTCCCGCCCGAACGCCCCACCGAACCACAGCGACTGCAGCTCGATCTCCGGCAGGTCCGCCGCGGTCAATTCCGCATCGAACCATCCACCGTCACGCACCCTGTGCCCCAACACCT from Sulfuriroseicoccus oceanibius includes:
- a CDS encoding porin family protein, with product MKTTTLTLAAALICCGFATAGTTPVEPKAPIIEEPASDWHFGISPYLWTTAVTGTMGVGGVTGDVDMSIRDVLDQLDFAAAGVVSLGKGKWSISTDLFYAKLSDGFDLGGLIFKNGRIDYKQILVTPRIGYTAVATENYMMDVMLGARYTRNELGITARFVRGGQVERSGTEDFWDPTIGVRGKWNFNGPWYTRYNAEIGGFGVSSDFLWNAMLGIGYEINDTAAVIAGYRGLGVDYSDGSYTNDTIMHGPIVGFEFTW
- a CDS encoding DUF2851 family protein, whose product is MSVLAKCDFSDGWVQAYDRMRDEVLGHRVRDGGWFDAELTAADLPEIELQSLWFGGAFGRDFRDSLGREVRVVQFGVWNHAAGPDFLHASVDVDGERMVGAIELDTDVRDWEHHGHASNPAYENVVLHLFFNAPDEACFTRTESHRDVVQVRLDASVLVEPAPMVDAHPGRCLKPLELMGAERVRSLLVGAAMSRAKRKARRFLRCADIHGPREAWFQAMAECLGYRRNKLPMRALAQTLPLRELMVQPAEAAEALLFGTAGFLEAPDDMARDDETSGYLRALWRHWWRARPVRDTRSVELPWVFAGQRPVNHPHRRLGALAAVVADWHVLEKVVTGGMDGVDRRLSKFCDQLEHGYWSHHFTLTSAPSAKRLALIGRDRWRDFLVNFVLPVAMNDHRSEQAAAVYLKLPAGALDEASRIAALRLFGASELGAEVLKNHAFRQGLLAVYEDFCLRDDSGCAGCSFPEQLRQWGE
- a CDS encoding SNF2-related protein, with protein sequence MNNAAITPVSGQRWVSKNEPELGLGLLLRVARGKVEMLFPAANEQRVYTWASAPLQRVEFGAGDVIKSHEGKAGAVVSVEDRDGLLVYTLDSGEEVIETGLADTVSFSKPDRKLLSGIVDHPRAFDLRFNAGKRFADLKRRQLVGMVGARIDLIPHQFAVALDAASRLHPRLLLADEVGLGKTIEAGLIVQRLHLTGRANRVLIVVPEPLMNQWFVELLRRFNLLFSLFDEERCQSIEANDAGVNPFLDSQLVICSPELLTTKPERAEQALAAGWDMLVVDEAHHLEWSVDEVSPAYQVVESLAAAVPGLLLLTATPEQLGGTDGHFARLRLLDPERYDSLEHFGEQSAHYREVAEFVDRLLAGEAITAADRQLVEGKSSRASDLCDRVEAGEAGASDALVAELLDSFGTGRDMFRNTRAALGGFPERQAHLIDLGDVADPFSATIEWMVQRLAEDPERKLLVIGKTVSLAERVIDAVAARIQVKSAAFHEEMTLLQRDRAAAWFADDEGAQLLCCSEIGSEGRNFQFAHDLVLIDLPENPELLEQRIGRLDRIGQDDTIHIHVPFSSGSEEEVLAHWYHEGMGAFEHCVHGASEIAAEVAPLLDEALQFGTPESLKALVEATAAVRARVGEKLESGQDRLLELKSRPGIAVNALLDQVADIDSDLRVEKMALRLFEQFGVAVEEVGTRTYSLKPDHITTDALPGLPEDGLTMTFERRRALSHEDMAFGSVDHPLVRGAVELMANEGVGAAAFGMWENAAGEGLFLEAVWVVDCSAPAHLEVGRFLPPTPVKFAVDHTAREVLDRDVLDGISLRGGDPAPLLAIEKVKTQLIPNMIERTRAAAEAELAAITATATSDARTAYEAELARMRDLAEINHSVPQSEVDALAAREEEVVDAIANATVRLDAVRLIRRVTPRVRTR